A single genomic interval of Pan paniscus chromosome 18, NHGRI_mPanPan1-v2.0_pri, whole genome shotgun sequence harbors:
- the RHOT2 gene encoding mitochondrial Rho GTPase 2 isoform X6: protein MRRDVRILLLGEAQVGKTSLILSLVGEEFPEEVPPRAEEITIPADVTPEKVPTHIVDYSEAEQTDEELREEIHKANVVCVVYDVSEEATIEKIRTKWIPLVNGGTTRGPRVPIILVGNKSDLRSGSSMEAVLPIMSQFPEIETCVECSAKNLRNISELFYYAQKAVLHPTAPLYDPEAKQLRPACAQALTRIFRLSDQDLDQALSDEELNAFQQKSCFGHPLAPQALEDVKTVVCRNVAGGVREDRLTLDGFLFLNTLFIQRGRHETTWTILRRFGYSDALELTADYLSPPLRVPPGCSTELNHLGYQFVQRVFEKHDQDRDGALSPVELQSLFSVFPAAPWGPELPRTVRTEAGRLPLHGYLCQWTLVTYLDVRSCLGHLGYLGYPTLCEQDSQAHAITVTREKRLDQEKGQTQRSVLLCKVVGARGVGKSAFLQAFLGRGLGHQDTREQPPGYAIDTVQVNGQEKYLILCEVGTDGLLATSLDATCDVACLMFDGSDPKSFAHCASVYKHHYMDGQTPCLFVSSKADLPEGVAVSGPSPAEFCRKHRLPAPVPFSCAGPAEPSTTIFTQLATMAAFPHLVHAELHPSSFWLRGLLGVVGAAVAAVLSFSLYRVLVKSQ from the exons ATGAGGCGGGACGTGCGCATCCTGTTACTGGGCGAGG CCCAGGTGGGGAAGACGTCGCTGATCCTGTCCCTGGTGGGCGAGGAGTTCCCCGAGGAG GTCCCTCCCCGCGCGGAGGAGATCACGATCCCCGCGGACGTCACCCCGGAGAAGGTGCCCACCCACATCGTGGACTACTCAG AAGCCGAGCAGACGGACGAGGAGCTGCGGGAGGAGATCCACAAG GCAAacgtggtgtgtgtggtgtatgacGTCTCTGAGGAGGCCACCATTGAGAAG ATTCGAACTAAGTGGATCCCACTGGTGAATGGGGGGACCACGCGGGGGCCCAG GGTGCCCATCATCCTAGTGGGCAACAAGTCAGACCTGCGGTCGGGGAGCTCCATGGAGGCCGTGCTCCCCATCATGAGCCAGTTTCCCGAGATTGAGACCTGCGTGGAG TGTTCGGCCAAGAACCTGAGGAACATCTCAGAGCTGTTCTACTACGCCCAGAAGGCCGTCCTGCATCCCACAGCCCCCCTCTATGACCCTGAGGCCAAGCAG TTGAGGCCCGCGTGCGCCCAGGCGCTGACGCGCATCTTCAGGCTCTCAGATCAGGACCTGGACCAGGCGCTCAGTGACGAAGAGCTCAACGCTTTCCAG CAGAAATCCTGCTTTGGGCACCCCCTGGCCCCGCAGGCCCTGGAGGACGTGAAGACGGTGGTGTGCAGGAACGTGGCGGGCGGCGTGCGGGAGGACCGGCTGACCCTGGATG GTTTCCTCTTCCTGAACACGCTCTTCATCCAGCGCGGCCGGCACGAGACCACCTGGACCATACTGCGGCGCTTCGGCTACAGCGACGCCCTGGAGCTGACTGCGGACTATCTCTCCCCTCC GCTCCGCGTGCCCCCCGGCTGCAGCACGGAGCTCAACCACCTTGGCTACCAGTTTGTGCAGAGAGTGTTTGAGAAGCACGACCAG GACCGCGACGGCGCCCTCTCGCCCGTGGAGCTGCAAAGCCTTTTCAGTGTGTTCCCAGCAGCCCCCTGGGGCCCCGAGCTCCCACGCACAGTCCGCACAGAGGCCGGCCGGTTGCCCCTGCACGGATACCTCTGCCAGTGGAC CCTGGTGACCTACCTGGACGTCCGGAGCTGCCTTGGACACCTAGGCTACCTGGGCTACCCCACCCTCTGTGAGCAGGACTCCCAGGCCCATGCCATCACAG TCACCCGTGAGAAGAGGCTGGACCAGGAGAAGGGACAGACGCAGCGGAGCGTCCTCCTGTGCAAGGTGGTGGGGGCCCGTGGAGTGGGCAAGTCTGCCTTCCTGCAGGCCTTCCTCGGCCGCGGCCTGGGG CACCAGGACACGAGGGAGCAGCCTCCCGGCTACGCCATCGACACGGTGCAGGTCAACGGGCAGGAGAAGTACTTGATC ctctgTGAGGTGGGCACAGATGGTCTGCTGGCCACATCGCTGGACGCCACCTGTGACGTTGCCTGCTTGATGTTTGATGGCAGTGACCCAAAGTCCTTTGCACATTGTGCCAGCGTCTACAAG CACCATTACATGGACGGGCAGACCCCCTGCCTCTTTGTCTCCTCCAAGGCCGACCTGCCCGAAGGTGTTGCGGTGTCTGGCCCATCACCAGCCGAGTTTTGCCGCAAGCACCGGCTACCCGCTCCCGTGCCGTTCTCCTGTGCTGGCCCAGCCGAGCCCAGCACCACCATCTTCACCCAGCTCGCCACCATGGCCGCCTTCCC ACATTTGGTCCACGCAGAGCTGCATCCCTCTTCCTTCTGGCTCCGGGGGCTGCTGGGGGTTGTCGGGGCCGCCGTGGCCGCAGTCCTCAGCTTCTCACTCTACAGGGTCCTAGTGAAGAGCCAGTGA
- the RHOT2 gene encoding mitochondrial Rho GTPase 2 isoform X14 has product MRRDVRILLLGEAQVGKTSLILSLVGEEFPEEVPPRAEEITIPADVTPEKVPTHIVDYSEAEQTDEELREEIHKIRTKWIPLVNGGTTRGPRVPIILVGNKSDLRSGSSMEAVLPIMSQFPEIETCVECSAKNLRNISELFYYAQKAVLHPTAPLYDPEAKQKSCFGHPLAPQALEDVKTVVCRNVAGGVREDRLTLDGFLFLNTLFIQRGRHETTWTILRRFGYSDALELTADYLSPPLRVPPGCSTELNHLGYQFVQRVFEKHDQDRDGALSPVELQSLFSVFPAAPWGPELPRTVRTEAGRLPLHGYLCQWTLVTYLDVRSCLGHLGYLGYPTLCEQDSQAHAITVTREKRLDQEKGQTQRSVLLCKVVGARGVGKSAFLQAFLGRGLGHQDTREQPPGYAIDTVQVNGQEKYLILCEVGTDGLLATSLDATCDVACLMFDGSDPKSFAHCASVYKHHYMDGQTPCLFVSSKADLPEGVAVSGPSPAEFCRKHRLPAPVPFSCAGPAEPSTTIFTQLATMAAFPHLVHAELHPSSFWLRGLLGVVGAAVAAVLSFSLYRVLVKSQ; this is encoded by the exons ATGAGGCGGGACGTGCGCATCCTGTTACTGGGCGAGG CCCAGGTGGGGAAGACGTCGCTGATCCTGTCCCTGGTGGGCGAGGAGTTCCCCGAGGAG GTCCCTCCCCGCGCGGAGGAGATCACGATCCCCGCGGACGTCACCCCGGAGAAGGTGCCCACCCACATCGTGGACTACTCAG AAGCCGAGCAGACGGACGAGGAGCTGCGGGAGGAGATCCACAAG ATTCGAACTAAGTGGATCCCACTGGTGAATGGGGGGACCACGCGGGGGCCCAG GGTGCCCATCATCCTAGTGGGCAACAAGTCAGACCTGCGGTCGGGGAGCTCCATGGAGGCCGTGCTCCCCATCATGAGCCAGTTTCCCGAGATTGAGACCTGCGTGGAG TGTTCGGCCAAGAACCTGAGGAACATCTCAGAGCTGTTCTACTACGCCCAGAAGGCCGTCCTGCATCCCACAGCCCCCCTCTATGACCCTGAGGCCAAGCAG AAATCCTGCTTTGGGCACCCCCTGGCCCCGCAGGCCCTGGAGGACGTGAAGACGGTGGTGTGCAGGAACGTGGCGGGCGGCGTGCGGGAGGACCGGCTGACCCTGGATG GTTTCCTCTTCCTGAACACGCTCTTCATCCAGCGCGGCCGGCACGAGACCACCTGGACCATACTGCGGCGCTTCGGCTACAGCGACGCCCTGGAGCTGACTGCGGACTATCTCTCCCCTCC GCTCCGCGTGCCCCCCGGCTGCAGCACGGAGCTCAACCACCTTGGCTACCAGTTTGTGCAGAGAGTGTTTGAGAAGCACGACCAG GACCGCGACGGCGCCCTCTCGCCCGTGGAGCTGCAAAGCCTTTTCAGTGTGTTCCCAGCAGCCCCCTGGGGCCCCGAGCTCCCACGCACAGTCCGCACAGAGGCCGGCCGGTTGCCCCTGCACGGATACCTCTGCCAGTGGAC CCTGGTGACCTACCTGGACGTCCGGAGCTGCCTTGGACACCTAGGCTACCTGGGCTACCCCACCCTCTGTGAGCAGGACTCCCAGGCCCATGCCATCACAG TCACCCGTGAGAAGAGGCTGGACCAGGAGAAGGGACAGACGCAGCGGAGCGTCCTCCTGTGCAAGGTGGTGGGGGCCCGTGGAGTGGGCAAGTCTGCCTTCCTGCAGGCCTTCCTCGGCCGCGGCCTGGGG CACCAGGACACGAGGGAGCAGCCTCCCGGCTACGCCATCGACACGGTGCAGGTCAACGGGCAGGAGAAGTACTTGATC ctctgTGAGGTGGGCACAGATGGTCTGCTGGCCACATCGCTGGACGCCACCTGTGACGTTGCCTGCTTGATGTTTGATGGCAGTGACCCAAAGTCCTTTGCACATTGTGCCAGCGTCTACAAG CACCATTACATGGACGGGCAGACCCCCTGCCTCTTTGTCTCCTCCAAGGCCGACCTGCCCGAAGGTGTTGCGGTGTCTGGCCCATCACCAGCCGAGTTTTGCCGCAAGCACCGGCTACCCGCTCCCGTGCCGTTCTCCTGTGCTGGCCCAGCCGAGCCCAGCACCACCATCTTCACCCAGCTCGCCACCATGGCCGCCTTCCC ACATTTGGTCCACGCAGAGCTGCATCCCTCTTCCTTCTGGCTCCGGGGGCTGCTGGGGGTTGTCGGGGCCGCCGTGGCCGCAGTCCTCAGCTTCTCACTCTACAGGGTCCTAGTGAAGAGCCAGTGA
- the RHOT2 gene encoding mitochondrial Rho GTPase 2 isoform X5 yields MRRDVRILLLGEAQVGKTSLILSLVGEEFPEEVPPRAEEITIPADVTPEKVPTHIVDYSEAEQTDEELREEIHKANVVCVVYDVSEEATIEKIRTKWIPLVNGGTTRGPRVPIILVGNKSDLRSGSSMEAVLPIMSQFPEIETCVECSAKNLRNISELFYYAQKAVLHPTAPLYDPEAKQKSCFGHPLAPQALEDVKTVVCRNVAGGVREDRLTLDGFLFLNTLFIQRGRHETTWTILRRFGYSDALELTADYLSPPLRVPPGCSTELNHLGYQFVQRVFEKHDQDRDGALSPVELQSLFSVFPAAPWGPELPRTVRTEAGRLPLHGYLCQWTLVTYLDVRSCLGHLGYLGYPTLCEQDSQAHAITVTREKRLDQEKGQTQRSVLLCKVVGARGVGKSAFLQAFLGRGLGHQDTREQPPGYAIDTVQVNGQEKYLILCEVGTDGLLATSLDATCDVACLMFDGSDPKSFAHCASVYKHHYMDGQTPCLFVSSKADLPEGVAVSGPSPAEFCRKHRLPAPVPFSCAGPAEPSTTIFTQLATMAAFPWVPSSAALGTSSVCHPSSGQRWRQAWNWGQSGGVELCVAEGGSAQACPSRAWPPLAVPLVWDPRLWGPVSPGHGRVPSSKLGACA; encoded by the exons ATGAGGCGGGACGTGCGCATCCTGTTACTGGGCGAGG CCCAGGTGGGGAAGACGTCGCTGATCCTGTCCCTGGTGGGCGAGGAGTTCCCCGAGGAG GTCCCTCCCCGCGCGGAGGAGATCACGATCCCCGCGGACGTCACCCCGGAGAAGGTGCCCACCCACATCGTGGACTACTCAG AAGCCGAGCAGACGGACGAGGAGCTGCGGGAGGAGATCCACAAG GCAAacgtggtgtgtgtggtgtatgacGTCTCTGAGGAGGCCACCATTGAGAAG ATTCGAACTAAGTGGATCCCACTGGTGAATGGGGGGACCACGCGGGGGCCCAG GGTGCCCATCATCCTAGTGGGCAACAAGTCAGACCTGCGGTCGGGGAGCTCCATGGAGGCCGTGCTCCCCATCATGAGCCAGTTTCCCGAGATTGAGACCTGCGTGGAG TGTTCGGCCAAGAACCTGAGGAACATCTCAGAGCTGTTCTACTACGCCCAGAAGGCCGTCCTGCATCCCACAGCCCCCCTCTATGACCCTGAGGCCAAGCAG AAATCCTGCTTTGGGCACCCCCTGGCCCCGCAGGCCCTGGAGGACGTGAAGACGGTGGTGTGCAGGAACGTGGCGGGCGGCGTGCGGGAGGACCGGCTGACCCTGGATG GTTTCCTCTTCCTGAACACGCTCTTCATCCAGCGCGGCCGGCACGAGACCACCTGGACCATACTGCGGCGCTTCGGCTACAGCGACGCCCTGGAGCTGACTGCGGACTATCTCTCCCCTCC GCTCCGCGTGCCCCCCGGCTGCAGCACGGAGCTCAACCACCTTGGCTACCAGTTTGTGCAGAGAGTGTTTGAGAAGCACGACCAG GACCGCGACGGCGCCCTCTCGCCCGTGGAGCTGCAAAGCCTTTTCAGTGTGTTCCCAGCAGCCCCCTGGGGCCCCGAGCTCCCACGCACAGTCCGCACAGAGGCCGGCCGGTTGCCCCTGCACGGATACCTCTGCCAGTGGAC CCTGGTGACCTACCTGGACGTCCGGAGCTGCCTTGGACACCTAGGCTACCTGGGCTACCCCACCCTCTGTGAGCAGGACTCCCAGGCCCATGCCATCACAG TCACCCGTGAGAAGAGGCTGGACCAGGAGAAGGGACAGACGCAGCGGAGCGTCCTCCTGTGCAAGGTGGTGGGGGCCCGTGGAGTGGGCAAGTCTGCCTTCCTGCAGGCCTTCCTCGGCCGCGGCCTGGGG CACCAGGACACGAGGGAGCAGCCTCCCGGCTACGCCATCGACACGGTGCAGGTCAACGGGCAGGAGAAGTACTTGATC ctctgTGAGGTGGGCACAGATGGTCTGCTGGCCACATCGCTGGACGCCACCTGTGACGTTGCCTGCTTGATGTTTGATGGCAGTGACCCAAAGTCCTTTGCACATTGTGCCAGCGTCTACAAG CACCATTACATGGACGGGCAGACCCCCTGCCTCTTTGTCTCCTCCAAGGCCGACCTGCCCGAAGGTGTTGCGGTGTCTGGCCCATCACCAGCCGAGTTTTGCCGCAAGCACCGGCTACCCGCTCCCGTGCCGTTCTCCTGTGCTGGCCCAGCCGAGCCCAGCACCACCATCTTCACCCAGCTCGCCACCATGGCCGCCTTCCCGTGGGTACCCAGTAGCGCAGCCCTGGGGACTAGCAGTGTCTGTCATCCGAGCAGTGGGCAGCGGTGGCGTCAGGCCTGGAACTGGGGCCAGAGTGGCGGGGTGGAGCTTTGTGTGGCAGAGGGAGGCAGTGCCCAGGCATGTCCCTCCAGGGCCTGGCCTCCACTGGCTGTGCCTCTGGTCTGGGATCCCCGCCTGTGGGGCCCTGTGAGTCCAGGACATGGGAGGGTGCCCAGCAGCAAGCTGGGGGCATGTGCCTGA
- the RHOT2 gene encoding mitochondrial Rho GTPase 2 isoform X3 → MRRDVRILLLGEAQVGKTSLILSLVGEEFPEEVPPRAEEITIPADVTPEKVPTHIVDYSEAEQTDEELREEIHKIRTKWIPLVNGGTTRGPRVPIILVGNKSDLRSGSSMEAVLPIMSQFPEIETCVECSAKNLRNISELFYYAQKAVLHPTAPLYDPEAKQLRPACAQALTRIFRLSDQDLDQALSDEELNAFQQKSCFGHPLAPQALEDVKTVVCRNVAGGVREDRLTLDGFLFLNTLFIQRGRHETTWTILRRFGYSDALELTADYLSPPLRVPPGCSTELNHLGYQFVQRVFEKHDQDRDGALSPVELQSLFSVFPAAPWGPELPRTVRTEAGRLPLHGYLCQWTLVTYLDVRSCLGHLGYLGYPTLCEQDSQAHAITVTREKRLDQEKGQTQRSVLLCKVVGARGVGKSAFLQAFLGRGLGHQDTREQPPGYAIDTVQVNGQEKYLILCEVGTDGLLATSLDATCDVACLMFDGSDPKSFAHCASVYKHHYMDGQTPCLFVSSKADLPEGVAVSGPSPAEFCRKHRLPAPVPFSCAGPAEPSTTIFTQLATMAAFPWVPSSAALGTSSVCHPSSGQRWRQAWNWGQSGGVELCVAEGGSAQACPSRAWPPLAVPLVWDPRLWGPVSPGHGRVPSSKLGACA, encoded by the exons ATGAGGCGGGACGTGCGCATCCTGTTACTGGGCGAGG CCCAGGTGGGGAAGACGTCGCTGATCCTGTCCCTGGTGGGCGAGGAGTTCCCCGAGGAG GTCCCTCCCCGCGCGGAGGAGATCACGATCCCCGCGGACGTCACCCCGGAGAAGGTGCCCACCCACATCGTGGACTACTCAG AAGCCGAGCAGACGGACGAGGAGCTGCGGGAGGAGATCCACAAG ATTCGAACTAAGTGGATCCCACTGGTGAATGGGGGGACCACGCGGGGGCCCAG GGTGCCCATCATCCTAGTGGGCAACAAGTCAGACCTGCGGTCGGGGAGCTCCATGGAGGCCGTGCTCCCCATCATGAGCCAGTTTCCCGAGATTGAGACCTGCGTGGAG TGTTCGGCCAAGAACCTGAGGAACATCTCAGAGCTGTTCTACTACGCCCAGAAGGCCGTCCTGCATCCCACAGCCCCCCTCTATGACCCTGAGGCCAAGCAG TTGAGGCCCGCGTGCGCCCAGGCGCTGACGCGCATCTTCAGGCTCTCAGATCAGGACCTGGACCAGGCGCTCAGTGACGAAGAGCTCAACGCTTTCCAG CAGAAATCCTGCTTTGGGCACCCCCTGGCCCCGCAGGCCCTGGAGGACGTGAAGACGGTGGTGTGCAGGAACGTGGCGGGCGGCGTGCGGGAGGACCGGCTGACCCTGGATG GTTTCCTCTTCCTGAACACGCTCTTCATCCAGCGCGGCCGGCACGAGACCACCTGGACCATACTGCGGCGCTTCGGCTACAGCGACGCCCTGGAGCTGACTGCGGACTATCTCTCCCCTCC GCTCCGCGTGCCCCCCGGCTGCAGCACGGAGCTCAACCACCTTGGCTACCAGTTTGTGCAGAGAGTGTTTGAGAAGCACGACCAG GACCGCGACGGCGCCCTCTCGCCCGTGGAGCTGCAAAGCCTTTTCAGTGTGTTCCCAGCAGCCCCCTGGGGCCCCGAGCTCCCACGCACAGTCCGCACAGAGGCCGGCCGGTTGCCCCTGCACGGATACCTCTGCCAGTGGAC CCTGGTGACCTACCTGGACGTCCGGAGCTGCCTTGGACACCTAGGCTACCTGGGCTACCCCACCCTCTGTGAGCAGGACTCCCAGGCCCATGCCATCACAG TCACCCGTGAGAAGAGGCTGGACCAGGAGAAGGGACAGACGCAGCGGAGCGTCCTCCTGTGCAAGGTGGTGGGGGCCCGTGGAGTGGGCAAGTCTGCCTTCCTGCAGGCCTTCCTCGGCCGCGGCCTGGGG CACCAGGACACGAGGGAGCAGCCTCCCGGCTACGCCATCGACACGGTGCAGGTCAACGGGCAGGAGAAGTACTTGATC ctctgTGAGGTGGGCACAGATGGTCTGCTGGCCACATCGCTGGACGCCACCTGTGACGTTGCCTGCTTGATGTTTGATGGCAGTGACCCAAAGTCCTTTGCACATTGTGCCAGCGTCTACAAG CACCATTACATGGACGGGCAGACCCCCTGCCTCTTTGTCTCCTCCAAGGCCGACCTGCCCGAAGGTGTTGCGGTGTCTGGCCCATCACCAGCCGAGTTTTGCCGCAAGCACCGGCTACCCGCTCCCGTGCCGTTCTCCTGTGCTGGCCCAGCCGAGCCCAGCACCACCATCTTCACCCAGCTCGCCACCATGGCCGCCTTCCCGTGGGTACCCAGTAGCGCAGCCCTGGGGACTAGCAGTGTCTGTCATCCGAGCAGTGGGCAGCGGTGGCGTCAGGCCTGGAACTGGGGCCAGAGTGGCGGGGTGGAGCTTTGTGTGGCAGAGGGAGGCAGTGCCCAGGCATGTCCCTCCAGGGCCTGGCCTCCACTGGCTGTGCCTCTGGTCTGGGATCCCCGCCTGTGGGGCCCTGTGAGTCCAGGACATGGGAGGGTGCCCAGCAGCAAGCTGGGGGCATGTGCCTGA
- the RHOT2 gene encoding mitochondrial Rho GTPase 2 isoform X13 — translation MRRDVRILLLGEGGEDVADPVPGGRGVPRGEAEQTDEELREEIHKIRTKWIPLVNGGTTRGPRVPIILVGNKSDLRSGSSMEAVLPIMSQFPEIETCVECSAKNLRNISELFYYAQKAVLHPTAPLYDPEAKQLRPACAQALTRIFRLSDQDLDQALSDEELNAFQKSCFGHPLAPQALEDVKTVVCRNVAGGVREDRLTLDGFLFLNTLFIQRGRHETTWTILRRFGYSDALELTADYLSPPLRVPPGCSTELNHLGYQFVQRVFEKHDQDRDGALSPVELQSLFSVFPAAPWGPELPRTVRTEAGRLPLHGYLCQWTLVTYLDVRSCLGHLGYLGYPTLCEQDSQAHAITVTREKRLDQEKGQTQRSVLLCKVVGARGVGKSAFLQAFLGRGLGHQDTREQPPGYAIDTVQVNGQEKYLILCEVGTDGLLATSLDATCDVACLMFDGSDPKSFAHCASVYKHHYMDGQTPCLFVSSKADLPEGVAVSGPSPAEFCRKHRLPAPVPFSCAGPAEPSTTIFTQLATMAAFPHLVHAELHPSSFWLRGLLGVVGAAVAAVLSFSLYRVLVKSQ, via the exons ATGAGGCGGGACGTGCGCATCCTGTTACTGGGCGAGG GTGGGGAAGACGTCGCTGATCCTGTCCCTGGTGGGCGAGGAGTTCCCCGAGGAG AAGCCGAGCAGACGGACGAGGAGCTGCGGGAGGAGATCCACAAG ATTCGAACTAAGTGGATCCCACTGGTGAATGGGGGGACCACGCGGGGGCCCAG GGTGCCCATCATCCTAGTGGGCAACAAGTCAGACCTGCGGTCGGGGAGCTCCATGGAGGCCGTGCTCCCCATCATGAGCCAGTTTCCCGAGATTGAGACCTGCGTGGAG TGTTCGGCCAAGAACCTGAGGAACATCTCAGAGCTGTTCTACTACGCCCAGAAGGCCGTCCTGCATCCCACAGCCCCCCTCTATGACCCTGAGGCCAAGCAG TTGAGGCCCGCGTGCGCCCAGGCGCTGACGCGCATCTTCAGGCTCTCAGATCAGGACCTGGACCAGGCGCTCAGTGACGAAGAGCTCAACGCTTTCCAG AAATCCTGCTTTGGGCACCCCCTGGCCCCGCAGGCCCTGGAGGACGTGAAGACGGTGGTGTGCAGGAACGTGGCGGGCGGCGTGCGGGAGGACCGGCTGACCCTGGATG GTTTCCTCTTCCTGAACACGCTCTTCATCCAGCGCGGCCGGCACGAGACCACCTGGACCATACTGCGGCGCTTCGGCTACAGCGACGCCCTGGAGCTGACTGCGGACTATCTCTCCCCTCC GCTCCGCGTGCCCCCCGGCTGCAGCACGGAGCTCAACCACCTTGGCTACCAGTTTGTGCAGAGAGTGTTTGAGAAGCACGACCAG GACCGCGACGGCGCCCTCTCGCCCGTGGAGCTGCAAAGCCTTTTCAGTGTGTTCCCAGCAGCCCCCTGGGGCCCCGAGCTCCCACGCACAGTCCGCACAGAGGCCGGCCGGTTGCCCCTGCACGGATACCTCTGCCAGTGGAC CCTGGTGACCTACCTGGACGTCCGGAGCTGCCTTGGACACCTAGGCTACCTGGGCTACCCCACCCTCTGTGAGCAGGACTCCCAGGCCCATGCCATCACAG TCACCCGTGAGAAGAGGCTGGACCAGGAGAAGGGACAGACGCAGCGGAGCGTCCTCCTGTGCAAGGTGGTGGGGGCCCGTGGAGTGGGCAAGTCTGCCTTCCTGCAGGCCTTCCTCGGCCGCGGCCTGGGG CACCAGGACACGAGGGAGCAGCCTCCCGGCTACGCCATCGACACGGTGCAGGTCAACGGGCAGGAGAAGTACTTGATC ctctgTGAGGTGGGCACAGATGGTCTGCTGGCCACATCGCTGGACGCCACCTGTGACGTTGCCTGCTTGATGTTTGATGGCAGTGACCCAAAGTCCTTTGCACATTGTGCCAGCGTCTACAAG CACCATTACATGGACGGGCAGACCCCCTGCCTCTTTGTCTCCTCCAAGGCCGACCTGCCCGAAGGTGTTGCGGTGTCTGGCCCATCACCAGCCGAGTTTTGCCGCAAGCACCGGCTACCCGCTCCCGTGCCGTTCTCCTGTGCTGGCCCAGCCGAGCCCAGCACCACCATCTTCACCCAGCTCGCCACCATGGCCGCCTTCCC ACATTTGGTCCACGCAGAGCTGCATCCCTCTTCCTTCTGGCTCCGGGGGCTGCTGGGGGTTGTCGGGGCCGCCGTGGCCGCAGTCCTCAGCTTCTCACTCTACAGGGTCCTAGTGAAGAGCCAGTGA